Proteins co-encoded in one Polyangiaceae bacterium genomic window:
- a CDS encoding radical SAM protein, whose amino-acid sequence MGDPGSASSAPERAIWVINSACPSRCVYCDIASQRETRELDRRLAVATAEQLVSLRFRQVIFVGGEPLLFKHLGPVLEVLKRGGVDSAVFTGGIPGDHARYVEALQHGATRVVYSIDSGRGNVNDRVRGRLGTTLDLVRFAESVKLALPEVEASVSTVVSRQTVETVGTVWDRMKQFRLTAWVAVLAGDNFTGSPAEHFLPPSQVRNFYLEAAPAAARQVREESPDTDFLVFPVPLPLLSRRVPIERWSAEEVDETLLAEFEAYSRGAYNERFVSRFGCPLVGSDLTIGVGGQIYPCSQAPIIKDEYSLGSVHDVKLSDVLAGGAIKRFREAIPHAPCSRCWAPSNVPRATLDALFARSGLT is encoded by the coding sequence ATGGGTGACCCGGGTTCCGCCAGCTCCGCTCCAGAACGGGCCATCTGGGTCATCAATTCTGCGTGCCCTAGTCGCTGCGTCTATTGCGATATCGCTTCGCAGCGAGAGACGCGAGAACTCGATCGTAGGCTAGCGGTCGCAACTGCCGAGCAGCTCGTATCCCTGCGGTTTCGGCAGGTGATCTTCGTTGGCGGTGAGCCGCTACTCTTCAAGCACCTCGGCCCGGTGCTGGAAGTTCTGAAACGGGGCGGGGTAGACAGCGCCGTCTTCACCGGTGGGATCCCTGGGGATCACGCGCGATATGTTGAAGCTCTTCAGCACGGCGCAACTCGTGTCGTCTACTCTATCGACTCTGGCCGGGGCAATGTGAACGACCGGGTGCGGGGTCGCCTCGGCACCACGCTGGATCTCGTGCGCTTCGCCGAGTCGGTGAAACTTGCGCTGCCGGAAGTCGAGGCATCCGTCAGCACGGTGGTTTCTCGCCAAACGGTCGAGACGGTTGGCACGGTCTGGGATCGGATGAAGCAGTTTCGGCTCACGGCGTGGGTGGCCGTGCTAGCAGGCGATAACTTCACCGGGAGCCCAGCAGAGCACTTCCTCCCCCCCTCCCAAGTCCGGAACTTCTACCTAGAGGCTGCTCCGGCGGCGGCTCGCCAGGTCCGTGAGGAGTCGCCCGACACTGACTTCTTGGTGTTCCCCGTGCCGCTTCCGTTGCTCTCCCGCAGAGTTCCCATCGAGAGGTGGTCCGCGGAAGAAGTGGATGAAACGCTCCTGGCAGAGTTCGAAGCCTACTCACGTGGCGCCTACAACGAACGCTTCGTCAGTCGCTTTGGTTGCCCCCTGGTGGGCAGTGATCTCACGATTGGCGTGGGCGGGCAGATATACCCGTGTAGCCAAGCTCCAATCATCAAGGACGAATACAGCTTGGGTTCGGTTCATGACGTGAAGCTCTCGGACGTTCTAGCTGGAGGTGCCATCAAGCGGTTCCGTGAGGCAATACCCCACGCGCCTTGTTCGCGCTGCTGGGCACCGTCCAACGTGCCGCGAGCGACACTGGATGCGTTATTCGCCCGCTCGGGACTCACTTAG
- a CDS encoding group 1 truncated hemoglobin, with translation MDNPSLFEQLGGERELRTIIDEFVDRVFDDVMIGFFFQRASRERLKAKEYEFAAEHLGGPVTYSGRPIAQAHAAHPIMGGQFMRRLRILEEVLEAHDVSPAVREHWLAHTEGLRAMVTRDSGGRCDPVDAMKRVQERGKE, from the coding sequence ATGGATAATCCGAGTCTGTTCGAGCAATTGGGAGGCGAGCGAGAGCTGCGCACGATCATCGACGAGTTCGTCGATCGAGTCTTTGACGACGTGATGATCGGGTTCTTCTTTCAGCGCGCGAGCCGCGAGCGCTTGAAGGCCAAGGAATACGAATTCGCCGCCGAGCATTTGGGCGGTCCGGTGACCTATAGTGGACGACCCATCGCGCAGGCGCACGCTGCCCATCCGATCATGGGGGGGCAGTTCATGCGCCGCCTTCGCATCCTCGAAGAGGTACTCGAGGCCCACGATGTCTCTCCGGCGGTACGGGAGCATTGGCTCGCCCACACCGAGGGGTTGCGAGCGATGGTCACCCGCGACAGTGGGGGTCGATGCGATCCGGTGGATGCGATGAAGCGCGTTCAAGAACGAGGCAAGGAATGA
- a CDS encoding M15 family metallopeptidase has translation MSSRFARYSSIVAVALFALATFATLARAAEDDAETPAEAPAEAKAPRAKSKVDTAKRKQWEKDRAAFKKKLKAWKNAKKYRGCRYQSPQKFLVRSSFIKNNQVQPKAHNRAVRYRAENYGYIPGFNLEKYAGASVGEQVTGMRFMGLPIQIHERLEPALICVEKRIQKECKGDDEKYTAKGIGGLRVGNTYRGGEISNHLFGIAIDIDTGRNPCCGCVDPWPDHPLCKKPAKSIYERTALTKCWINSFEKYGFYWLGRDKLQDTMHFEFLGDPDKILP, from the coding sequence ATGTCCTCACGCTTCGCTCGCTACTCTTCTATTGTCGCCGTCGCGCTCTTCGCGCTGGCGACGTTCGCCACGCTCGCGCGCGCAGCGGAAGATGACGCCGAGACCCCCGCTGAAGCGCCCGCAGAAGCGAAGGCGCCGCGCGCGAAGTCAAAGGTCGACACTGCCAAGCGCAAGCAGTGGGAGAAAGACCGCGCAGCGTTCAAGAAGAAGCTCAAGGCCTGGAAGAACGCCAAGAAGTATCGCGGCTGTCGTTACCAGTCTCCGCAGAAGTTCCTGGTGCGATCGAGCTTCATCAAGAACAACCAGGTGCAACCCAAGGCTCACAATCGCGCGGTACGTTACCGAGCGGAAAATTACGGCTACATCCCTGGATTCAACCTGGAGAAGTACGCCGGCGCGTCGGTCGGCGAGCAAGTCACCGGCATGCGCTTTATGGGTCTCCCCATCCAGATCCACGAGCGTCTGGAACCGGCGCTGATCTGCGTGGAGAAACGCATCCAGAAGGAATGCAAGGGCGACGACGAAAAGTACACGGCGAAGGGCATCGGAGGCCTGCGCGTCGGCAACACGTATCGCGGCGGCGAGATCTCCAACCACCTGTTTGGCATCGCCATCGACATTGATACGGGGCGCAACCCCTGTTGCGGCTGCGTCGACCCTTGGCCGGATCATCCGCTGTGCAAAAAGCCAGCGAAGTCCATCTACGAGCGTACCGCGCTGACCAAGTGCTGGATCAATTCCTTCGAGAAGTACGGCTTCTACTGGCTTGGGCGGGACAAGCTCCAGGACACCATGCACTTCGAGTTCTTGGGCGACCCAGACAAGATCCTCCCGTAG
- a CDS encoding inositol monophosphatase produces the protein MASPSTTELAELCAIATQVAAEAADLVLGAWRTQPEISKKRPKDLVTEWDVKSEQLILKRLGELAPYAVLAEESGLTGAANAAAPQWVCDPIDGTTNFAHGHPIWCVSIGLMYGDEPLCGAVVSPTIRTTWSGYKGGGAKRNGETVQVSRTSVLAEALLATGFPPERDRAPYNNFESFERIKKRALAVRRCGSAAMDLCFVADGTYDGYWERRVHVWDLAAAAAITLAAGGRLTALDGGPARLERGHVLGTNGLVHQELLDLLADLLEEDPVNL, from the coding sequence ATGGCTTCCCCTTCCACGACCGAACTCGCGGAGCTCTGCGCCATTGCGACGCAAGTTGCCGCGGAAGCAGCGGATCTGGTGCTCGGCGCCTGGCGAACGCAGCCAGAGATCAGCAAGAAGCGGCCCAAAGATCTCGTCACCGAGTGGGACGTGAAAAGCGAGCAGTTGATCCTGAAGCGCCTCGGTGAACTAGCGCCCTATGCGGTCTTGGCTGAAGAGAGCGGGCTCACGGGAGCCGCCAACGCAGCTGCCCCACAGTGGGTATGCGACCCCATCGATGGCACGACGAACTTCGCCCACGGGCACCCGATTTGGTGCGTCAGCATCGGGCTGATGTACGGCGACGAGCCGCTCTGTGGAGCTGTCGTCTCACCCACCATTCGCACGACCTGGAGTGGCTACAAGGGTGGTGGTGCGAAGCGGAACGGGGAGACGGTGCAGGTGAGCCGCACGTCGGTGCTGGCGGAGGCGCTGTTGGCAACTGGTTTCCCTCCGGAAAGAGACCGGGCGCCGTACAACAACTTCGAGAGCTTCGAGCGCATCAAGAAGCGCGCCCTCGCGGTGCGGCGCTGCGGCTCGGCGGCGATGGACCTCTGCTTCGTGGCTGACGGAACCTATGATGGCTACTGGGAGCGCCGGGTCCACGTATGGGACCTGGCGGCGGCAGCGGCGATCACGCTGGCCGCGGGGGGCCGACTCACGGCGCTGGACGGCGGACCAGCGCGCCTCGAGCGAGGGCATGTGCTGGGTACCAACGGTTTGGTGCATCAGGAGTTACTCGACCTGCTGGCAGATCTGCTCGAGGAAGACCCGGTGAACCTGTGA
- a CDS encoding glycosyltransferase family 39 protein, producing MTPEATQAPTSKARQRRWLALVGVALVVLVGVGLRCIHLRDPFIADFHSWRQADSAGFAHGYLIETLNPFSPRASRQPCEVADAPFGLVEAELPISAWLSAVPLRLLGVSFPPPWYLRSVSIVFFVLTAFYLYRLQRLLGANRFESGSSLLVFATLPLAIFFNRTPQPDGPALAFCVAFLYHLERWLTWPTEALPDSKRWWQHRDVQLGLSALWGGGMLMIKAPNLFMGLPALYLVLSARGAARAVREWRLWLWGVCVLALGSTWYWHAHQFPWTFGVWGDRAETKFSSWALFNSQGPWRTLSERVVSSIAGWGALALALLGLGAGLEERRTRLYVVWLVGFVCFVAAVLKGNVTHVYYQLPAVLPLSLLAGRGMTKLWDSAAPQANSMRVPAQRWGNRTLLIALLALHGWNTQSILFAETKRGEHRGFYHTDNDIIATASLLKQHLPPGARFVSVDRNPAFFYNSEHQGFFTERTGLSQVLSCAKGRADYALVPITYQNQERLLSGRVKRVGQTSRYLLWQFTSAAPKQAP from the coding sequence ATGACGCCGGAGGCTACACAAGCGCCAACTAGCAAGGCGCGGCAACGGCGCTGGCTCGCGCTCGTCGGGGTGGCCCTCGTGGTGCTGGTAGGCGTGGGCCTGCGCTGCATCCACCTTCGCGACCCGTTCATCGCGGACTTCCATTCCTGGCGTCAGGCCGACAGTGCCGGCTTCGCCCACGGCTACCTGATCGAGACCCTCAATCCGTTCTCGCCGCGCGCAAGCCGTCAACCCTGCGAGGTAGCGGACGCGCCTTTTGGGTTGGTCGAAGCCGAGCTACCCATTTCCGCATGGCTTAGCGCAGTGCCGCTGCGCCTGTTGGGCGTGAGCTTCCCCCCCCCGTGGTACTTGCGCTCGGTCAGCATCGTGTTCTTCGTGCTCACGGCGTTCTACCTCTACCGGCTGCAACGCCTGCTCGGCGCGAACCGATTCGAGAGCGGGTCGAGCCTCTTGGTCTTCGCCACGCTCCCGCTCGCGATCTTCTTCAACCGGACACCCCAGCCGGACGGTCCGGCGCTGGCCTTCTGCGTCGCGTTTCTGTATCACCTAGAGCGCTGGCTCACGTGGCCCACGGAAGCGCTGCCCGACTCCAAGCGCTGGTGGCAGCACCGCGACGTGCAGCTCGGCCTGAGCGCGCTGTGGGGCGGCGGAATGCTCATGATTAAGGCTCCAAACTTGTTCATGGGGCTCCCAGCGCTCTACCTGGTGTTGAGCGCGCGGGGCGCTGCGCGCGCCGTTCGGGAGTGGCGGCTGTGGCTCTGGGGTGTATGCGTGCTCGCGCTTGGTTCCACGTGGTACTGGCATGCGCACCAGTTTCCCTGGACCTTCGGCGTGTGGGGCGATCGAGCAGAGACCAAGTTCTCCAGCTGGGCGCTGTTCAACTCGCAAGGCCCGTGGCGCACTCTCAGCGAGCGCGTCGTCTCGAGCATCGCGGGCTGGGGGGCGCTCGCCCTGGCTCTGCTCGGGCTGGGTGCGGGGCTCGAAGAGCGCCGCACTCGGCTTTACGTTGTCTGGCTGGTCGGCTTCGTCTGCTTCGTCGCCGCGGTACTCAAAGGCAACGTGACTCACGTCTACTACCAGCTGCCAGCCGTACTCCCGCTCAGCCTATTGGCGGGCAGAGGCATGACGAAGCTCTGGGACAGTGCCGCGCCACAGGCCAACTCAATGCGCGTGCCCGCGCAGCGCTGGGGCAACCGCACGCTGCTCATCGCCCTGCTCGCCCTGCATGGCTGGAACACCCAGAGCATCTTGTTCGCCGAAACCAAGCGTGGCGAGCATCGCGGATTTTACCACACGGATAATGACATCATAGCGACCGCCAGCCTGCTCAAGCAGCACTTGCCTCCAGGCGCACGCTTCGTGTCCGTCGACCGCAACCCAGCGTTCTTCTACAACTCCGAGCATCAAGGCTTTTTCACGGAGCGAACCGGGCTCTCTCAGGTCTTGAGCTGCGCAAAGGGTCGCGCTGACTACGCGTTGGTACCGATCACCTATCAGAACCAGGAGCGCCTGCTGAGCGGTAGAGTGAAGCGAGTGGGGCAAACATCGCGCTATTTGCTGTGGCAATTCACCAGCGCAGCACCCAAACAGGCGCCCTGA